TGTTACCGAtactttaatttgtatcaaaatagtattaattattaaaattatagtttttctttttgcataaatataataaaatactaaatttctGCGTGTTGTATTAGTTAGGACACTTAAATCCAAGTTCCAAATTATATATACTTCCAGGGTTTATGTTTATAGGTCTTTGAGTACATGAATGATTCTTTTAcacattttatcttttatttcaaTCTAGAAAGGATCATGTAGGTTTATATTAGGATTGTGGGTCcaaaattaggtttaaattgaaaaattttcatactgattttaatttataaaattgacggAACATAAtatctaaattatattttaggaATATATTCgacaaaataattaaagttgCTCATACTTAAAAGAGTTCGATTTAGTCACTAAACTTATATTCTTAAtacttataaataataattatattattataaaatttaatgacttcaatttatttattttttattttaagaaaataaaaaaaataaaaaaataaatgtaataaagtaaaataaattaattttgatttattaaaccATTGaatctcataaaaatataatttttatttacatttatatcaattaaagactaaactaaactttatttttctagTTAAATCCTTTAACTTACTTGTCTAAcaccataaatatataaatgaaggGACTAAAATATTAACGGAAACAAAAGTAAGGAATCGTatcatttgaatttttaaaagaggataaaaatgtaaattatgaCATAGTGTCCGATGATAATTTGCtctctaaaaattatttttctttcagaATATGTTGTCGGTCGCCACATCAACTTATGTTTATCAAGTACTATTtcaatatgaaacaaaaattaaatttttaatataaccttaattggagtaaatttttttatcaaattaaaataaagaatgAAATTCAGTATTGCTCGTACTTTTAATCCTACAACATTAATAGCTTAGTTACTTTCTTTTCTTAGAAGATTAGAAGCAACTCAAAAATGTGGCAAAAGGAAACTTCCTTCCAAATAGAAATATTTCTCATCACCCTACCCAAGAAACCCTATATAAGAAGAGATAGCCTGTTACCCAAGAAACCCTATATAAGAAGAGATAACCTGTTACCCAAGAAACCTATAGAAAAACAAAATGTCTCAATTTTCAAACTctacttcttttctttttttcattttcctcttcttcttcatcttatCGAATCCCATTGACAAAACCTCGGCCCAGCTCGACGACTATGCAAGAGTCGATATAGTCAACAGAACCTGCAAAAAATGCGCAGAGAAATCGAAGTTCATTAACTATGGTTTCTGTCAAACCTCTCTCCAAGTAATCCCAGCAAGCCATGCAACAAACCTACGGGGAATAGCCGTAATCGCGATGGAGCTAGCGCTCGAAAACGCAACAACTACCGTTACGAGAGTGAAAAGCTTGTTGGGCACGGAAGGTTTCGACCCGTTTAGCATAGGATGCTTGGAGAAATGCTTGATTTTATATGGTGATGCTTTAGTGGCACTGGTGGATGGTGTTGCTGATTTTCTGACGGGGCATTATGGGAATGCTAAATTGAGGATGAGGACAGTTTTGGAAGAAACAATAAAGTGTGAAAATAGTTTTAAGGAAAAAAAAGGAGTGGTTTCGCCTTTGAGTGTTgagaattttaatttcttacATTTGAGCGATATTGCACTTTGTATTATGAATTGGCTTTCTTTAGTTTCTCCTCAACGTTGAACTCTAATAATTACCCTCATGCAATGCCCTAGTTCCATGCATGGTTATGCATAGTTATATAAGGAAATTTAGGGCTAATTGATGGACTATTTCGTATATTCTATAAATGTTGTATAATGTTTCAAgttgatatatttataattttatatttttttgatgtgTTAAATTTAAGGAAAAATTTTATGTtcatttcaatcaatttattttggcttaatacatagtttgacccctgaacttgtacccttttacccatctaacctctaaacttaacgtctcacctatcgaacctctgaacttgttaaataatccgatttaacccctaaatttgataaatacgtaaatattgaacccctccgtgccacctgtcacttgaaacattctagaagaaattgtgtacggaggggttcaatgtttacgttttatcaagttcaggggtcaaatcggattatttgacaagttcagaggttcgatagagGAGACGTTatgtttaggggttagatgggtaaaagggtacaagttcaggggtcaaactatgtattcagccatttatttttatatatattagtgAGAGAAATCGAACCCATAATTTAGCAGTTTATTGTctagcgcttatatcatttgagctatTAAATTTCTCATTGCAATCAAATTTACCATATCAAACTCAACAAGAATAATTTCTTACATTTTTCAACTTCTAAAGCATAAATATTAAGCTcggttaatatatatatatatatatttaaatattaaattctaaattgaaataaattattttgttctAATTGAATAAAATGTAACATATACGTCATATTTCAGCCACATCAACGTACCTAGCGGAGAAAATAAATGAGCAAGGGTCAACTCGACCGCCGAACTTGTGTCTCGGAAAAagtaagtcattttttattttaatagtcAATAAGATCCCCAAACTTTTTTTGgctcaaataagtcatttttaatttagttagtTAATTGGATTCCAAATTCTCTTAATTTAAATCGACTAACTCTTAATATGTATACATACACAAGCTTGGAGATCTAATTGATTAAAGTAATCTATTTGACTCTAGACCATAAGTTTGGAAATCGAATTGATCAAGAAAGATTGAAAATGACTAATTTATTTGATCCCGAGACACGAATTCGAAAACTGAATTATCTCTTTGttcaaaaataaacatatttaaagaGGATccattttgtcttttttaatAACATTGGTTCCACTGtcaatggtataagcgctggacaactaactgtcaaggtcgtgggttcatttCCTCTCACAAGAACTCTCCCCT
This window of the Mercurialis annua linkage group LG5, ddMerAnnu1.2, whole genome shotgun sequence genome carries:
- the LOC126680206 gene encoding putative invertase inhibitor — translated: MSQFSNSTSFLFFIFLFFFILSNPIDKTSAQLDDYARVDIVNRTCKKCAEKSKFINYGFCQTSLQVIPASHATNLRGIAVIAMELALENATTTVTRVKSLLGTEGFDPFSIGCLEKCLILYGDALVALVDGVADFLTGHYGNAKLRMRTVLEETIKCENSFKEKKGVVSPLSVENFNFLHLSDIALCIMNWLSLVSPQR